The Cloeon dipterum chromosome X, ieCloDipt1.1, whole genome shotgun sequence genome includes a window with the following:
- the LOC135946155 gene encoding protein yellow-like translates to MNLFSCAILLLGLSSLAAAANFTQVFEWPNELDHEWPSVERRAQALKDATFNPKYFYPRFMAVYGSRIFLSLEKFNGVPVTLVTMPTSSASSAPPKLTPFPSWDVNGKEGDCDKIEAARGMEIDSVGRLWVLDSGSYNCNAKLWTIDLVKKDHIKLIHRFSFHYFMHDLVIDETANETFAYISRWNYQNIVVFSLEQNRSWIVDTPQKRVLSIALSPKEREPRPRQLYLSELNSNELYSIPVAALNNGTRTANAKAIGKWTATDSCRMLMDNHGTLYAAFWRTHYISSKNTSQPFQGQRFYEVAGLDSIWPFTFALDQSGNFWLTVYDNEKKPKYRLLKAQVGVKSYISEASPVTPTIPSTTSISPKTKTTHRTNQLVHSDHITTKTPESTPTTAQPRPEIEQRPK, encoded by the exons atgaatttgtTCTCGTGCGCCATTTTGTTGCTCGGCCTTTCGTccctggccgccgccgccaacttCACTCAAGTCTTCGAGTGGCCGAATGAATTGGACCACGAGTGGCCCTCCGTGGAAAGAAGGGCACAGGCCTTGAAAGATGCAACTTTCAATCCAAAGTATTTTTATCCTCGTTTCATGGCTGTCTACGGATCGaggatcttcctcagccttgAGAAATTTAATGGCGTTCCGGTGACTCTGGTGACTatgccgacgagcagcgcgtcctCCGCACCCCCGAAGCTCACTCCGTTCCCCTCGTGGGACGTGAAT GGAAAAGAAGGAGACTGCGACAAAATTGAAGCAGCAAGAGGGATGGAAATAGACTCGGTTggaaggctgtgggtgctGGACAGCGGTAGCTACAATTGCAATGCCAAATTATGGACGATTGACTTGGTCAAAAAGGATCACATCAAACTAATTCACCGGTTTTCTTTCCACTATTTTATGCACGATTTGGTGATTGATGAAACTGCCAACGAAACCTTTGCCTACATCTCGCGGTGGAATTATCAAAACATtgtcgtgtttagtttggagCAAAATAGATCTTGGATCGTGGACACGCCACAAAAACGTGTTCTTTCCATTGCGCTGTCTCCTAAGGAGCGGGAACCGAGACCGAGACAGCTCTACCTCAGCGAATTGAACTCGAATGAACTGTATTCAATTCCTGTCGCCGCACTAAACAACGGAACTCGAACTGCAAATGCGAAAGCAATCGGAAAGTGGACTGCAACTGATTCGTGTagaatgctgatggacaaccacGGCACCTTGTATGCCGCCTTTTGGAGGACACACTACATATCTTCTAAGAACACTTCCCAGCCGTTTCAGGGGCAACGTTTTTACGAG GTCGCTGGACTGGATTCTATCTGGCCctttacttttgccttggaccAAAGTGGCAATTTTTGGTTGACGGTGTATGATAACGAAAAGAAGCCAAAATACAGGCTTTTGAAGGCTCAAGTTGGTGTTAAATCCTACATCTCCGAGGCATCGCCAG TTACGCCCACCATTCCAAGCACCACTTCAATTTCCCCAAAGACCAAAACAACGCACAGAACGAACCAGCTTGTCCATTCCGACCACATAACTACTAAAACACCTGAGTCAACGCCCACTACTGCTCAACCTCGTCCCGAAATCGAACAACGAccgaaataa